One Candidatus Dadabacteria bacterium genomic region harbors:
- a CDS encoding FRG domain-containing protein translates to MSQIEEVTITSLEDYLLEVKKLYMEETEKAESAPRFIYRGQKNASWKLQSSATVRLLNESELEFKYPFQISSLFLGYLDQMVDEVRLTYPNIYKNLDHLEIMAHLQHNRVATGLIDFTYSSLVALWFACEEDNQNEEGKYNDGKVFCMNVNYKDSKIEEIRTKDELKKDVESFFKNDGRWYIWQPAIGNPNVETQRLTMQQSVFLFGMPSVEEKMLAKVFIVLADNKRNMHQELEYMGITEKNLFSDLAGFIERNSKTKYYNKRLGVHYYDKKLKRKRSFTNLYQRGMFYLALEEYKKAIEDFTEATGLVDVEKYQKSIAYVGSGWAKSRLDMVAEAVMDYTEAIRLNSQNDGAYTNRGWLQYKLGKHAEAINDLKKSLEINSGNLTASNILKRIEGELKI, encoded by the coding sequence GTGAGTCAAATCGAAGAAGTGACTATTACGAGCCTTGAAGACTACCTGTTAGAGGTAAAGAAACTTTACATGGAAGAGACGGAAAAAGCCGAAAGTGCACCTCGCTTTATTTATCGTGGACAAAAAAACGCGAGTTGGAAACTACAAAGCAGTGCTACTGTTAGGCTTCTTAATGAGAGCGAATTAGAATTCAAATACCCATTTCAGATTTCCTCCTTGTTTTTAGGCTATTTAGATCAGATGGTAGACGAAGTTCGCTTGACATATCCTAATATCTACAAAAATCTTGATCATTTGGAGATAATGGCACACTTGCAACATAATAGAGTGGCAACAGGATTGATAGATTTTACATACAGTTCCTTGGTGGCTTTGTGGTTTGCTTGCGAGGAAGACAATCAAAATGAAGAAGGTAAGTATAATGATGGGAAAGTGTTTTGCATGAATGTAAACTACAAGGATAGCAAGATAGAAGAGATTAGGACTAAAGACGAACTAAAAAAGGATGTAGAAAGTTTTTTTAAAAATGATGGTAGATGGTATATTTGGCAACCAGCAATTGGGAATCCGAATGTAGAGACTCAACGCCTAACTATGCAACAATCGGTATTTCTGTTTGGAATGCCGAGTGTTGAAGAAAAAATGTTAGCGAAAGTTTTTATTGTGCTCGCAGACAACAAGAGAAACATGCATCAAGAATTGGAATATATGGGAATTACTGAGAAAAACCTCTTTTCTGACTTGGCGGGATTTATAGAGAGGAATAGTAAAACAAAATACTACAATAAAAGACTGGGTGTCCACTACTATGACAAGAAACTCAAAAGAAAAAGAAGTTTTACCAATCTCTATCAAAGAGGAATGTTTTACCTTGCTTTAGAAGAATATAAAAAGGCAATTGAAGATTTCACCGAAGCGACTGGCCTTGTAGATGTTGAGAAATATCAGAAGAGTATTGCTTATGTAGGTAGCGGCTGGGCCAAGAGCCGATTAGATATGGTTGCAGAGGCAGTAATGGATTATACGGAAGCAATCAGGCTCAATTCCCAAAATGACGGAGCGTACACCAATCGCGGCTGGCTTCAGTATAAATTAGGAAAGCACGCAGAAGCAATAAACGATCTGAAAAAATCTCTTGAAATCAATTCCGGAAATTTGACTGCATCTAACATTCTTAAGAGAATAGAAGGAGAACTGAAAATCTAA
- a CDS encoding IS1595 family transposase, with amino-acid sequence MPENKSVYGFLRRFPNEAAAREFFENLKWGDEPHCPHCGCFEVSEVKHKSMPYRCRGCRRYFSVRTGSVLESSKVSLHTWLMAMYLVAESSKGVSSVQLAKWLGVQQKTAWFMAHRMKYGELTQ; translated from the coding sequence ATGCCAGAAAACAAGAGCGTTTACGGATTTTTGCGCCGGTTTCCCAACGAGGCGGCGGCGCGGGAGTTCTTTGAAAATCTGAAATGGGGAGACGAGCCGCATTGTCCGCATTGCGGTTGTTTTGAAGTGTCGGAAGTGAAGCATAAATCTATGCCTTATCGCTGTCGGGGTTGCCGGAGGTACTTCAGCGTCCGCACAGGGTCGGTTCTGGAGAGTAGCAAGGTCTCTCTCCACACATGGCTAATGGCGATGTATCTGGTTGCTGAGTCCAGCAAAGGGGTTTCTTCCGTCCAGTTGGCGAAATGGCTTGGCGTTCAGCAAAAGACCGCTTGGTTTATGGCTCATCGGATGAAGTATGGAGAGTTGACACAATGA
- a CDS encoding DNA methyltransferase — MKTATAKKDLFKIDAPFEDVARAVVNAPPPKKSKTVFSKARDIVSPSFVIPKGVKTNAPNVNDGLILLAELPAGVVPVVVFDPQYRGVLDYQGFGNEGDKRGRARAELPQMGEDTITEFIHAISRVLIPSGHLFLWVDKFHLCNGIDPWISGTDLFTVDMVVWHKERLGMGYRTRRTCESLVVIQKAPKRAKGVWKIHNIPDVWSEAKENSGHTHRKPIGLQSRLIEAVTNEGDFVVDPAAGSYSVLKSCQEVGRNFIGCDIVGTVKKGKTRTD, encoded by the coding sequence ATGAAAACGGCAACGGCAAAAAAAGACCTGTTCAAAATAGACGCGCCTTTTGAGGATGTTGCGCGGGCTGTTGTGAACGCACCCCCGCCGAAGAAAAGCAAAACGGTTTTCAGCAAGGCACGCGACATTGTTTCCCCGTCCTTTGTCATTCCCAAAGGCGTTAAGACAAACGCTCCGAACGTAAATGACGGCCTCATCCTTCTTGCGGAGTTGCCCGCTGGAGTTGTGCCGGTTGTTGTCTTTGACCCTCAATATAGGGGCGTTCTGGATTATCAAGGGTTTGGTAATGAGGGAGACAAGCGGGGGCGCGCCCGTGCCGAACTCCCACAAATGGGAGAGGATACAATCACGGAGTTTATTCACGCAATCAGCCGGGTTCTCATTCCGTCTGGTCATCTCTTTTTGTGGGTTGACAAGTTTCATCTCTGTAACGGTATAGACCCCTGGATTTCCGGGACCGACCTGTTTACCGTTGATATGGTTGTCTGGCATAAGGAACGGCTCGGAATGGGCTACCGGACGCGCCGGACTTGCGAGAGTCTGGTCGTGATACAGAAAGCCCCGAAACGCGCTAAAGGTGTTTGGAAAATCCACAACATTCCCGATGTATGGTCGGAGGCGAAGGAAAACAGCGGACACACCCACCGCAAGCCCATAGGGTTACAATCGCGCCTGATTGAGGCCGTAACAAATGAGGGCGACTTTGTTGTTGACCCTGCCGCAGGCAGTTATTCTGTTCTCAAGTCCTGCCAAGAGGTAGGGCGAAACTTTATAGGTTGCGACATCGTTGGCACGGTTAAAAAAGGCAAAACCCGGACGGACTGA
- a CDS encoding porin family protein, with protein sequence MPAPAFADAVPLEAESLNSARAALSGGDAEDALRILDSLDPGGVADRRTFDFVRGLVLMELGRPKEAVDSFKSVVNREPWLLRPRLELARAYFASGDYPNAKNQFEAVLSEDIPPAVRGNIEKFLSLMKERRSWTVDFAIGVAEDSNINESTSLQTVVIGGLPFRLSDDSRETGGRGVNFFLGGSWRTGFGGLGGGDTLGVSARLWVKDYGGESFDQHTFEVFPNYVKSLGGGEVAAGPVFWRSLLAGRLYEQSIGGRVEGNLPLSPVWRLSAGAEVINHEFPRNSLQDGNSAGARFSLTRLFGIRTASTLLAAAVLRRAGAGHLEYDEFSAGKGFYREMPMGFTVSLRADAARRVYREADPFFGDRREWTGYFSASMANRLLSYRGFYPRVTVIHTRRDSSADFYDYTRTRFVFDITRRF encoded by the coding sequence ATGCCCGCGCCCGCCTTTGCGGACGCCGTGCCTTTGGAGGCCGAATCCCTCAACTCAGCCCGCGCCGCTCTTTCCGGCGGCGATGCGGAGGACGCCCTCCGCATTCTGGACTCTCTTGACCCCGGCGGGGTTGCTGACCGCAGAACCTTTGATTTTGTGCGCGGTCTTGTCCTCATGGAACTTGGCCGCCCGAAGGAGGCGGTTGACTCCTTCAAATCGGTGGTCAACCGCGAGCCGTGGCTGCTCCGCCCGCGTCTGGAACTTGCCCGCGCCTATTTTGCCTCTGGCGATTACCCGAACGCCAAAAATCAGTTTGAGGCCGTTCTCTCCGAAGACATTCCCCCGGCGGTGCGCGGAAACATAGAAAAATTTCTGTCGCTGATGAAAGAGCGGCGTTCGTGGACTGTGGACTTTGCAATAGGGGTTGCCGAAGACAGCAATATAAACGAGTCCACTTCCCTGCAAACCGTTGTCATCGGCGGGTTGCCCTTCCGGCTGAGCGATGATTCCCGCGAGACCGGCGGCAGGGGGGTGAACTTTTTTCTCGGCGGCTCATGGCGGACGGGTTTCGGGGGGCTTGGCGGCGGAGACACCCTTGGCGTTTCGGCGCGGCTGTGGGTCAAGGATTACGGGGGCGAGAGTTTTGACCAGCACACGTTTGAGGTTTTTCCGAACTATGTAAAGAGTCTTGGCGGCGGGGAGGTTGCCGCCGGTCCCGTATTCTGGCGCAGTCTGCTTGCGGGGCGTTTATACGAGCAGTCAATCGGGGGCAGGGTGGAAGGCAATCTGCCGCTCTCCCCGGTCTGGCGGCTGTCCGCCGGGGCGGAGGTCATAAATCACGAGTTCCCGCGCAATTCCCTTCAGGACGGCAACAGCGCGGGGGCAAGATTTTCCCTTACCCGTTTGTTTGGCATTCGCACTGCCTCAACTCTTCTTGCCGCCGCGGTCTTACGCCGCGCCGGGGCGGGGCATCTTGAATACGATGAGTTTTCCGCCGGAAAGGGTTTTTACCGCGAAATGCCCATGGGATTCACCGTCTCCCTGAGGGCAGACGCCGCGAGGCGCGTTTACAGGGAGGCGGACCCCTTTTTCGGAGACCGCCGCGAGTGGACGGGGTATTTTTCGGCGAGCATGGCAAACAGGCTGCTTTCATACCGGGGGTTTTATCCGAGGGTGACGGTCATCCATACGAGGCGCGATTCATCGGCGGACTTTTACGACTACACGAGAACGCGCTTTGTTTTTGATATAACGCGGAGGTTTTGA